In the Cellvibrio sp. KY-GH-1 genome, TGGGTAATTATATGGATCGCCAAGAGGCCAAATTACGCAAAGAGCTGCAAGGCACTGGCGTACAGGTACAACGCGATGGCGATAACCTGACATTGGTTATGCCGGGCAACATCACTTTCGCCACTAACAGCGCTGATATTCGCTCAGACTTTTTTGATGTGTTGAACTCAGTGGCAAAAGTACTGGCTGAATTCAACAAAACTTCCATCCGTGTGACCGGTCATACCGACTCGACCGGTGGTGACAAGATCAATCTGCCGCTTAGTGAGCGTCGTGCAGACAGTGTTGCAATGTATCTACGTAGCCAGAAGGTGAGCAGTGCCCGTATCCAGTCCTATGGCTATGGTTCTCGCTACCCGGTAGCGAGTAACGATACAACAACAGGTCGTGAGCAAAACCGCCGCGTAGAGTTGGAGTTGGTTCCGAACGAACAATAATCTCTTATCTGTAGGTACAAAGCCGCCTTGGGAAACCGGGCGGCTTTTTTATTTTTAAAAATCAACAAGTTAGAATTGTGTGCTAATTTTTTAGCAGGATTTGCTTGACTGGATATTTATAGGTGCTAATTTATTAGCATGATGCTAAAAAAGCAGCATGTCTGATAGGTGCAGCACCTTGCTCAAAAGATTACTTAACAAGGTTAT is a window encoding:
- a CDS encoding OmpA family protein, whose protein sequence is MKYLIALILSVGLIGCTTTDPYTGEQKTSKTAKGAGIGAIAGAVLGAATGDNAKDRRERALKGAVLGGAVGGGVGNYMDRQEAKLRKELQGTGVQVQRDGDNLTLVMPGNITFATNSADIRSDFFDVLNSVAKVLAEFNKTSIRVTGHTDSTGGDKINLPLSERRADSVAMYLRSQKVSSARIQSYGYGSRYPVASNDTTTGREQNRRVELELVPNEQ